One part of the Solanum dulcamara chromosome 3, daSolDulc1.2, whole genome shotgun sequence genome encodes these proteins:
- the LOC129883480 gene encoding putative pentatricopeptide repeat-containing protein At5g59200, chloroplastic, with protein sequence MNGNLKPVQRRKCIYSSNKVSVLKLAVARQLLDEIAKRTRGSVADLYVAEYADRAEMVTESSRNSDATDELLGESMFDCASNFMDEEYIIDQLRYCSSEGIFELGKLYHALIIKTGIWFNKFVATALLNMYAKCGKMGSAEMIFDTMSYIDVASCNSMICGYVSNGMESEAFAFFVRMSSILDIMSNHYTYSILLSDCESVQVGKQLHAQIVKLKFMSLTVVGNSALTMYINFRMIEEAENLFQGLVNKNHISWTAFISGLYHQKAFYKALTQFCLMRKNNTEPNEYTFSVAISCAASAEYYDYGCALHAQVIKNGMISMVFVGTAIIEMYSKCAELGNARKQLKEMGHVASCASWNAVITGLVHNGEIVSGLEIFRKMLMKGIACDEYTCSVTLKACSFLPSLAICRQVHSWVVKGMFGANLHVASSLIETYAQCGNLEDAEKVFFLTSAPDDVTFNAMIKAYSQYGNPMKAISLFEKMAEKGILPTSFTFLAVISACSHCGLVQQGKELFESMTRDYRIPPEENHYSCMVDLLSRSGQLENALEFINKLPIEPNAPIWRPFLAGCKFYGCLEMAEMAASKILEHDPDDASVYVTLSNMYGEAGKVKDALKQRELMKSKSVQKEPGCSWLEVNAKIHRFFSGDTRHVDTPKVYSRLENLMQKIQTKTNRELGKVTKEKCLFHSERLAVCFGLLNLPKGTTISGVVIGIADNFRWALKERLLIDMVEKWVKS encoded by the exons ATGAATGGCAACCTAAAGCCCGTTCAACGGAGAAAGTGCATATATTCTTCAAATAAAGTGTCTGTCCTCAAATTAGCTGTTGCACGCCAACTGCTTGACGAAATTGCTAAAAGAACAAGGGGTTCAGTTGCAGATTTGTATGTTGCTGAATATGCAGATAGAGCTGAAATGGTTACGGAAAGCAGTCGGAATTCAGATGCAACGGATGAGCTATTAGGAGAGTCCATGTTTGATTGTGCTAGCAATTTCATGGATGAGGAATATATAATTGATCAGTTGAGGTACTGTAGCAGTGAAGGAATTTTTGAGCTTGGCAAATTATATCATGCTTTAATAATTAAGACGGGTATTTGGTTCAACAAGTTTGTTGCTACAGCCCTTCTTAATATGTATGCCAAGTGTGGTAAAATGGGGAGTGCTGAGATGATATTTGATACGATGTCTTACATTGATGTTGCTTCATGTAATAGCATGATATGTGGGTATGTAAGCAATGGAATGGAATCTGAAGCCTTTGCTTTCTTTGTCAGGATGAGCAGTATTCTAGATATCATGTCAAACCACTACACCTACTCGATATTGTTATCCGATTGTGAGTCTGTTCAAGTAGGAAAACAGTTGCATGCTCAAATTGTAAAACTGAAATTTATGTCGCTTACAGTGGTGGGGAATTCAGCTTTGACGATGTACATCAACTTCCGAATGATTGAGGAGGCTGAGAATTTGTTCCAAGGACTTGTTAATAAGAACCATATATCTTGGACTGCATTTATATCTGGACTTTACCATCAAAAGGCCTTCTATAAGGCATTGACACAATTCTGTTTGATGAGAAAGAACAATACTGAACCTAATGAATACACCTTCTCTGTGGCCATTTCATGTGCAGCTTCTGCAGAATATTATGATTATGGTTGCGCACTTCATGCTCAGGTAATAAAAAATGGAATGATCTCAATGGTATTCGTCGGGACTGCCATCATAGAGATGTACTCAAAATGTGCAGAACTGGGTAATGCTAGAAAACAGCTCAAGGAGATGGGACACGTAGCATCTTGTGCATCATGGAATGCAGTGATAACCGGCCTTGTTCACAATGGTGAGATTGTTTCTGGATTGGAGATCTTCCGTAAGATGCTAATGAAAGGTATTGCTTGTGATGAATATACATGTTCAGTTACTCTGAAGGCCTGCTCGTTCCTGCCATCTCTTGCAATCTGCAGGCAGGTGCATTCTTGGGTAGTTAAGGGGATGTTTGGAGCGAACTTGCATGTGGCGAGTTCACTAATAGAAACATATGCACAATGCGGCAATTTAGAGGATGCTGAGAAGGTTTTCTTTCTAACATCTGCACCAGATGATGTGACATTTAATGCAATGATTAAAGCTTATTCACAGTATGGTAATCCAATGAAGGCTATATCCTTGTTTGAAAAGATGGCAGAGAAAGGGATATTACCAACGAGTTTCACCTTCCTTGCTGTTATTTCTGCTTGTAGCCATTGTGGTTTAGTTCAACAAGGGAAAGAGTTGTTCGAGTCTATGACTAGAGATTACAGAATTCCACCTGAAGAGAATCACTATAGCTGCATGGTTGACCTGCTGAGTAGATCAGGGCAGTTAGAGAATGCTCTCGAATTCATAAACAAGCTGCCAATTGAACCCAATGCTCCAATCTGGAGACCTTTTCTAGCAGGTTGCAAATTTTATGGTTGCCTTGAAATGGCAGAGATGGCGGCCAGTAAAATATTAGAGCATGACCCTGATGATGCATCAGTTTATGTCACCCTCTCGAACATGTATGGTGAAGCAGGAAAGGTAAAAGATGCACTCAAACAAAGAGAGCTGATGAAGTCCAAGTCGGTTCAGAAGGAACCCGGTTGTAGCTGGTTGGAGGTGAATGCAAAGATTCATAGATTCTTTTCTGGTGATACAAGACATGTAGATACGCCAAAAGTATATTCGAGATTGGAAAATCTGATGCAAAAGATTCAGACCAAAACAAATCGAGAACTAGGTAAGGTTACAAAAGAGAAATGCTTATTTCACAGTGAACGGTTAGCAGTTTGCTTTGGGCTATTGAACTTACCTAAGGGAACCACTATAAGT GGAGTTGTTATAGGGATTGCTGATAATTTTCGCTGGGCATTGAAAGAGAGACTGTTGATTGACATGGTTGAAAAATGGGTTAAAAGTTGA
- the LOC129882442 gene encoding uncharacterized protein LOC129882442 isoform X1, with amino-acid sequence MMGMNFQPSIYILVKDNITRSVQSRTRMDFASALSQKPANNFHFPQSRRELTSRLVCRIGYGILVVPRRMSFSPSYYKKKRKKNTHTLVKASRKESPYEVLGVSSSATADEIKRAYRKLALKYHPDVNKEHNAQEKFMRIKHAYNTLLNSKTRKRYDSRSDTSSSSYYSGAEQNRSAADEEDFYSFGSFFKDAQITIADFFKDFQEEFRNWEANVASTGKPKSLWEEMAEIGEEFVEFLEKELNITDSEVEDESNERPQKGNAQSGTSNEKQKRTDKGNSIEENIDEIEAALAQLKKELGL; translated from the exons ATGATGGGGATGAATTTTCAGCCGTCTATTTATATTCTGGTGAAAGATAACATAACCAGAAGCGTGCAATCAAGAACGCGCATGGATTTTGCATCTGCTTTATCTCAAAAGCCAGCTAACAATTTCCATTTTCCTCAAAGCCGAAGAGAGTTAACTTCAAGGCTCGTTTGTAGAATCGGGTATGGCATCCTCGTGGTGCCTAGACGAATGTCCTTCTCACCCAGCTACTataagaaaaagaggaaaaaaaacacACATACATTGGTTAAGGCAAGTCGAAAAGAGTCTCCTTATGAAGTTTTAGGGGTGTCGTCATCAGCAACGGCAGACGAAATCAAAAGGGCCTATCGCAAACTTGCTCTTAAGTATCATCCTGATGTTAACAAAGAG CACAATGCTCAAGAAAAGTTTATGAGGATTAAGCATGCATACAACACACTTTTGAACTCCAAAACCAGGAAGAGATATGATTCAAGAAGTGACACCTCAAGTTCTTCATATTATAGTGGAGCAGAACAAAATAGAAGTGCTGCAGATGAAGAAGATTTTTATAGCTTTG GTAGCTTTTTCAAGGATGCTCAAATAACCATAG CGGACTTCTTTAAGGATTTCCAAGAAGAATTTCGGAATTGGGAGGCAAATGTTGCTTCCACGGGAAAACCAAAGAGTTTGTGGGAAGAAATGGCG GAAATTGGAGAAGAATTTGTTGAGTTTTTAGAGAAGGAGCTTAATATAACCGATTCAGAGGTAGAAGACGAAAGCAACGAGAGACCCCAGAAGGGCAATGCACAATCTGGAACTAGTAATGAAAAACAAAAGAGAACAGATAAAGGTAAcagtattgaagaaaatattgatGAGATTGAGGCAGCCCTTGCCCAATTGAAAAAGGAATTAGGACTTTGA
- the LOC129882442 gene encoding uncharacterized protein LOC129882442 isoform X2: MMGMNFQPSIYILVKDNITRSVQSRTRMDFASALSQKPANNFHFPQSRRELTSRLVCRIGYGILVVPRRMSFSPSYYKKKRKKNTHTLVKASRKESPYEVLGVSSSATADEIKRAYRKLALKYHPDVNKEHNAQEKFMRIKHAYNTLLNSKTRKRYDSRSDTSSSSYYSGAEQNRSAADEEDFYSFADFFKDFQEEFRNWEANVASTGKPKSLWEEMAEIGEEFVEFLEKELNITDSEVEDESNERPQKGNAQSGTSNEKQKRTDKGNSIEENIDEIEAALAQLKKELGL, from the exons ATGATGGGGATGAATTTTCAGCCGTCTATTTATATTCTGGTGAAAGATAACATAACCAGAAGCGTGCAATCAAGAACGCGCATGGATTTTGCATCTGCTTTATCTCAAAAGCCAGCTAACAATTTCCATTTTCCTCAAAGCCGAAGAGAGTTAACTTCAAGGCTCGTTTGTAGAATCGGGTATGGCATCCTCGTGGTGCCTAGACGAATGTCCTTCTCACCCAGCTACTataagaaaaagaggaaaaaaaacacACATACATTGGTTAAGGCAAGTCGAAAAGAGTCTCCTTATGAAGTTTTAGGGGTGTCGTCATCAGCAACGGCAGACGAAATCAAAAGGGCCTATCGCAAACTTGCTCTTAAGTATCATCCTGATGTTAACAAAGAG CACAATGCTCAAGAAAAGTTTATGAGGATTAAGCATGCATACAACACACTTTTGAACTCCAAAACCAGGAAGAGATATGATTCAAGAAGTGACACCTCAAGTTCTTCATATTATAGTGGAGCAGAACAAAATAGAAGTGCTGCAGATGAAGAAGATTTTTATAGCTTTG CGGACTTCTTTAAGGATTTCCAAGAAGAATTTCGGAATTGGGAGGCAAATGTTGCTTCCACGGGAAAACCAAAGAGTTTGTGGGAAGAAATGGCG GAAATTGGAGAAGAATTTGTTGAGTTTTTAGAGAAGGAGCTTAATATAACCGATTCAGAGGTAGAAGACGAAAGCAACGAGAGACCCCAGAAGGGCAATGCACAATCTGGAACTAGTAATGAAAAACAAAAGAGAACAGATAAAGGTAAcagtattgaagaaaatattgatGAGATTGAGGCAGCCCTTGCCCAATTGAAAAAGGAATTAGGACTTTGA